The Mycolicibacterium mageritense genome contains a region encoding:
- a CDS encoding acyl-CoA dehydrogenase family protein has translation MAINLEMPRKLQAVIEKGHQGAAEMLRPISRKYDLAEHAYPVELDTLANLFEGISSAKTISFAGAEAFRDDANTKGEKVTINGANMSALLNALEISWGDVALLLSVPRQGLGNAAISSVATPEQLERLGKDVWAAMAITEPGFGSDSAAVTTTAVLDGDEYVINGEKIFVTAGSRATHIVVWATLDKSLGRAAIKSFIVPREHPGVTVERLEHKLGIKASDTAVIRFENARIPKDNLLGDPEIHVEKGFAGVMETFDNTRPIVAAMAVGIARAALEDLRAILTDAGVEISYDKPAHAQSAAAAEFLRMEADWEAGYLLTVRSAWQADNSIPNSKEASMGKAKAARVASDITLKAVEMAGTVGYSEQTLLEKWARDSKILDIFEGTQQIQQLVVARRLLGLSSSELK, from the coding sequence ATGGCAATCAATCTGGAAATGCCCCGCAAGCTTCAGGCGGTCATCGAGAAGGGCCATCAGGGCGCCGCGGAGATGCTTCGCCCGATCTCGCGCAAGTACGACCTTGCCGAGCACGCCTACCCGGTCGAGCTCGACACCCTGGCCAACCTGTTCGAAGGCATCTCAAGCGCCAAGACCATCTCGTTCGCGGGCGCCGAGGCGTTCCGTGACGACGCCAACACCAAGGGCGAGAAGGTCACCATCAACGGGGCCAACATGTCGGCGCTGCTCAATGCCCTCGAAATCAGTTGGGGTGATGTGGCATTGCTGCTGTCGGTGCCGCGCCAGGGCCTCGGCAACGCGGCGATCTCGTCGGTGGCAACCCCCGAGCAGCTGGAGCGCCTCGGCAAGGACGTGTGGGCCGCGATGGCCATCACCGAGCCGGGCTTCGGTTCCGACTCGGCGGCCGTGACCACCACCGCGGTGCTCGACGGCGACGAGTACGTGATCAACGGCGAGAAGATCTTCGTCACCGCCGGTTCACGGGCCACCCACATCGTGGTGTGGGCAACGCTCGACAAGTCGTTGGGCCGAGCGGCCATCAAGTCGTTCATCGTGCCGCGTGAACATCCCGGTGTCACGGTCGAGCGTCTCGAGCACAAACTCGGCATCAAGGCGTCCGACACCGCGGTGATCCGCTTCGAGAACGCCCGCATCCCCAAGGACAATCTGCTCGGCGACCCGGAAATCCACGTGGAGAAGGGTTTTGCCGGGGTCATGGAGACCTTCGACAACACCCGGCCCATCGTGGCGGCCATGGCGGTCGGCATCGCGCGCGCCGCCCTGGAAGATCTGCGCGCGATCCTCACCGACGCCGGCGTGGAGATCTCCTACGACAAGCCCGCCCATGCGCAGAGCGCCGCGGCCGCGGAGTTCCTGCGCATGGAGGCCGATTGGGAGGCCGGTTACCTGCTGACGGTGCGGTCGGCATGGCAGGCCGACAACAGCATCCCCAACTCCAAAGAGGCCTCGATGGGTAAGGCCAAGGCCGCCCGGGTGGCCAGCGACATCACCCTCAAGGCCGTCGAAATGGCCGGAACCGTCGGCTATTCCGAGCAGACCCTGCTGGAGAAGTGGGCCCGCGACTCCAAGATCCTCGACATCTTCGAAGGCACGCAGCAGATCCAGCAACTCGTGGTCGCCCGCCGCCTGCTGGGCCTGTCCTCGTCCGAGTTGAAGTGA
- a CDS encoding acyl-CoA dehydrogenase family protein, producing the protein MTTLDVVESAIGPAFVAKLAERAREAEELRRLPAATLADLAESGFTDLLVPARYGGLQAEFPAILDPVRRMAHGCASSAWTIGFYALHNWMLALFDEQAQAEAFTTRPFLAPAPLAPTGRALPADGGVRLSGRWSWATGVMDANWIMVGALCGPDDAIYPALALLPADQISVEDVWHTDGMRATGSNDVVISDVFVPEHRLVRVVDIYSGTAPGAVLHDATTYRWPMVPALALLAAMPALGSAERAAETYAERLSERVIAYEGVKQKDKPAAQSHLGEAEVRLRALRGLLADTVGEIQDVVAAGDPVSRNARGQARLAASHIVHESQAVIALLLGSSGASAHFLNNPLQRLKRDVDVLSGHVIFDYDTSRELAGALSIGMKISPVAMV; encoded by the coding sequence ATGACCACACTCGATGTCGTGGAGTCGGCGATCGGCCCGGCATTCGTCGCGAAGCTGGCCGAACGGGCCCGCGAGGCCGAGGAATTGCGCCGCCTGCCCGCCGCCACACTCGCCGACCTCGCCGAGTCGGGGTTCACCGATCTGCTGGTGCCTGCCCGCTACGGCGGCCTGCAGGCCGAATTCCCCGCGATCCTGGACCCGGTGCGCCGCATGGCGCATGGCTGCGCGTCGAGCGCATGGACCATCGGCTTCTACGCGCTACACAACTGGATGCTGGCGTTGTTCGACGAACAGGCGCAGGCAGAGGCATTCACCACCCGCCCCTTCCTGGCGCCCGCGCCGCTGGCGCCGACCGGACGCGCACTGCCGGCCGACGGGGGCGTACGGCTCAGCGGCCGGTGGTCGTGGGCCACCGGGGTGATGGACGCCAACTGGATCATGGTCGGTGCGCTCTGCGGACCGGACGATGCGATCTATCCCGCACTGGCTCTGCTGCCCGCCGACCAGATCAGCGTCGAGGACGTGTGGCACACCGACGGCATGCGCGCGACCGGTTCCAACGACGTCGTCATCTCCGATGTGTTCGTGCCCGAACACCGGCTCGTGCGCGTCGTCGACATCTATTCGGGCACCGCGCCCGGCGCGGTCCTGCACGACGCGACGACCTACCGGTGGCCCATGGTGCCCGCGCTGGCACTCCTGGCCGCGATGCCGGCGCTCGGCAGTGCCGAACGCGCCGCTGAGACCTACGCCGAGCGACTGTCCGAGCGGGTGATCGCCTACGAGGGCGTCAAACAAAAGGACAAGCCCGCCGCGCAGTCCCATCTCGGCGAGGCCGAGGTGCGCCTGCGCGCGTTGCGCGGCCTGTTGGCCGACACCGTGGGAGAGATCCAGGACGTGGTGGCCGCGGGCGATCCGGTGTCACGCAACGCCCGCGGGCAGGCGCGGTTGGCCGCGTCCCACATCGTCCACGAATCGCAGGCCGTCATCGCGCTGCTGCTGGGGTCGTCGGGCGCGAGCGCACACTTCCTGAACAACCCGCTGCAGCGGCTCAAGCGGGACGTCGACGTGCTGTCGGGCCACGTGATCTTCGACTACGACACCAGCCGCGAACTGGCCGGTGCGCTGTCGATCGGCATGAAGATCTCCCCGGTCGCGATGGTGTGA
- a CDS encoding GrpB family protein, whose protein sequence is MASNEEITRHHDPNPDEDPWVHGPPPAEPVTLVAYDPQWPQRFRVLATAIRDALGETALDVEHVGSTSVPGLSAKDVIDIDLTVADPRDEDAYVPALERIGYRLTIREPSWHQHRCLKLDEPRVNLHVFGPDCPETIRHRMFRDWLASHPDDRARYERAKYAAIPGGGHVMDYNARKQPVVREIYDRIFRAAGML, encoded by the coding sequence ATGGCCAGCAACGAGGAAATCACCCGCCATCATGACCCCAACCCGGATGAAGATCCGTGGGTGCACGGCCCTCCCCCGGCCGAACCGGTCACCCTCGTCGCATACGACCCGCAGTGGCCGCAGCGGTTCCGGGTTCTGGCCACCGCGATCCGCGACGCGCTCGGCGAAACGGCACTCGACGTCGAACACGTCGGATCGACCTCGGTGCCGGGGCTCAGCGCCAAGGACGTCATCGACATCGACCTCACGGTGGCCGACCCGCGTGACGAGGACGCCTACGTCCCGGCCCTCGAGCGCATCGGCTACCGCCTGACCATTCGCGAACCGAGCTGGCATCAGCACCGGTGCCTCAAGCTCGACGAGCCGCGCGTGAACCTCCACGTCTTCGGCCCCGACTGCCCGGAGACGATCCGGCACCGCATGTTCCGCGACTGGCTGGCTTCGCATCCCGATGATCGGGCCCGCTATGAGCGGGCCAAGTACGCGGCCATTCCCGGCGGCGGCCACGTGATGGACTACAACGCGCGCAAGCAGCCCGTGGTCCGCGAGATCTACGACCGGATCTTTCGCGCCGCGGGCATGCTGTAA
- a CDS encoding oxidoreductase translates to MESFQALVARQDDDGIDVTVETLEESSLPPGEVTVRVLYSSVNFKDALALTPKGGVVREYPIVPGIDLTGEVVASESPDFTVGDLVLAHGYQIGTGHHGGYAEYARLPADQVVALGALTPREGAAIGTAGFTAAMSVQALIDRGITPQDGPIVVTGATGGVGSVSIDLLAAAGFEVVASTGKADQADRLRALGAAEVIGRLPADPHAKPRPLAKTRWAGAVDCVGGATLADVLSTLRYGGAVAASGLTGGAGLNTTVMPFILRGVALLGIDSVLLRIEPRRALWERLGGSLRPRHLADITHEVDVKDVVSVLDEVRAGRYAGRAVVKVAGGF, encoded by the coding sequence ATGGAATCGTTTCAGGCACTGGTGGCACGGCAGGACGACGACGGCATCGACGTGACGGTCGAGACGCTTGAGGAGTCTTCGCTTCCTCCGGGCGAAGTGACCGTCCGCGTGCTGTATTCCAGCGTCAACTTCAAGGATGCCCTCGCGCTGACACCCAAAGGCGGTGTGGTGCGCGAATATCCGATCGTTCCCGGCATCGACCTGACCGGTGAGGTGGTGGCATCGGAATCACCGGACTTCACGGTCGGCGACCTGGTGCTGGCGCACGGCTATCAGATCGGCACGGGCCACCACGGCGGCTACGCCGAATACGCGCGGCTCCCCGCCGATCAGGTGGTCGCGCTGGGCGCACTCACGCCGCGGGAAGGCGCAGCCATCGGAACGGCCGGGTTCACCGCGGCAATGAGCGTGCAGGCATTGATCGACCGCGGCATCACACCGCAGGACGGCCCGATCGTCGTGACCGGGGCCACCGGCGGGGTCGGCTCGGTGAGCATCGACCTGCTCGCCGCCGCGGGCTTCGAGGTGGTGGCGTCGACCGGCAAGGCTGATCAGGCCGACCGCCTGCGGGCTCTGGGCGCCGCTGAGGTGATCGGCAGGCTGCCCGCCGATCCGCACGCCAAGCCCCGCCCGCTCGCCAAGACGCGGTGGGCCGGGGCGGTGGACTGCGTCGGCGGCGCGACGCTCGCGGACGTACTGAGCACGCTGCGGTACGGCGGCGCCGTCGCGGCGAGCGGGCTCACCGGCGGTGCCGGGCTCAACACCACGGTGATGCCGTTCATCCTGCGCGGTGTGGCGCTGCTGGGCATCGACTCGGTGCTGCTGCGCATCGAGCCCCGGCGTGCGCTGTGGGAGCGGCTGGGCGGCTCGCTCAGGCCACGGCACCTCGCCGACATCACACACGAGGTCGACGTCAAGGATGTCGTGAGTGTGCTCGACGAGGTCCGGGCCGGTCGCTATGCCGGACGTGCGGTGGTGAAGGTAGCCGGCGGCTTCTGA
- a CDS encoding type 1 glutamine amidotransferase domain-containing protein, which produces MSNELQGRRVAILAADGVERVELEQPRAAVEDEGGHVELLSLKAGEIQARDHDLEPAGTFAVDRTVADAKVGEFDALILPGGTVNPDKLRLDETAVAFVRDFVRSGKTVAAICHGPWTLAEADVVRDRTLTSYPSIRTDLRNAGANVVDRQVCVDGHLITSRDPGDLPAFCEAIIDELASTPAQT; this is translated from the coding sequence ATGTCCAACGAATTGCAGGGTCGCAGGGTCGCCATTCTCGCCGCGGATGGTGTGGAACGCGTCGAACTCGAACAGCCGCGTGCCGCCGTCGAGGACGAGGGTGGTCATGTCGAGCTGCTGTCGCTGAAGGCCGGCGAGATCCAGGCTCGCGATCACGACCTCGAGCCGGCGGGCACCTTTGCGGTGGACCGCACCGTCGCCGACGCGAAGGTGGGCGAGTTCGACGCGCTGATCCTGCCCGGCGGAACCGTGAACCCGGACAAGCTGAGGCTCGACGAGACCGCGGTGGCGTTCGTCCGCGACTTCGTGCGATCGGGCAAGACCGTCGCAGCCATCTGCCACGGTCCGTGGACCCTCGCGGAGGCCGACGTGGTCCGCGACCGGACGCTGACGAGTTATCCGAGTATCCGCACCGACCTCCGCAACGCCGGTGCCAATGTCGTCGACCGGCAGGTCTGCGTCGACGGCCATCTGATCACAAGCCGCGATCCGGGAGACCTGCCGGCGTTCTGCGAGGCCATCATCGACGAACTGGCGAGCACGCCGGCTCAGACCTGA
- a CDS encoding homogentisate 1,2-dioxygenase, translating into MESFVHLRKGKTPKRVHADLDGLKDDELGRGGFIGRTANMYRRNDPTAYRTVGPLRPTDVLSSELKPSDATDAHGGPLMMFSNADCQILLSRRTDEMPFFVRYVDGDLLSFVHKGSGLLETEFGPLPYREGDWVYLPKACTWRQVPTTETTLLMIQATDDFRVPPAGTLGRHFPFDPAQVTIPEPAPVDDDGRAEYEVRLVHDGGPTSLFYQHNPLDVEGWRGDNFPFTFNIEDYTVITSESVHLPPTVHLFMQATGVYVMNFLPKPAESVPGTERTPWYHRNVDYDEIAFFHAGSLYGIPMPPGLVSHAPQGVHHGAPEKARERARRKFDEYDRVDWSVIAIDTRRRLTPSAEILANDLGQH; encoded by the coding sequence ATGGAATCGTTCGTTCACCTGCGCAAAGGCAAAACCCCGAAGCGGGTACATGCCGATCTCGACGGCCTCAAGGATGACGAACTCGGCCGGGGCGGGTTCATCGGCCGCACCGCCAACATGTACCGCCGCAACGACCCAACGGCGTACCGCACAGTCGGGCCGCTCCGGCCCACCGACGTGCTGTCCTCGGAGCTCAAGCCCTCCGACGCCACCGACGCCCACGGCGGGCCGCTGATGATGTTCTCCAACGCCGACTGCCAGATCCTGCTGAGCCGGCGCACAGACGAGATGCCCTTCTTCGTGCGCTACGTCGACGGCGACCTCCTCTCGTTCGTCCACAAGGGCTCGGGCCTGCTGGAGACCGAGTTCGGGCCACTGCCCTACCGGGAAGGCGACTGGGTTTACCTTCCGAAGGCGTGCACGTGGCGACAGGTGCCGACGACGGAGACCACGCTGCTCATGATCCAGGCAACTGACGACTTCCGAGTGCCACCGGCCGGAACACTCGGGCGGCACTTCCCTTTCGACCCGGCGCAGGTAACCATTCCCGAACCGGCTCCGGTCGACGACGACGGCAGGGCCGAGTACGAAGTTCGCCTTGTCCATGACGGCGGACCGACAAGCCTTTTCTACCAACACAATCCGCTCGATGTCGAAGGGTGGCGCGGGGACAACTTCCCGTTCACCTTCAACATCGAGGACTACACCGTCATCACGTCCGAGAGCGTGCACCTGCCGCCGACCGTGCACCTGTTCATGCAGGCCACCGGTGTGTATGTGATGAACTTCCTGCCCAAACCGGCCGAGAGCGTTCCCGGCACCGAACGCACCCCGTGGTATCACCGCAATGTCGACTACGACGAGATCGCGTTCTTCCATGCCGGCTCGCTGTACGGCATCCCCATGCCGCCCGGCCTGGTTTCACATGCGCCACAAGGGGTTCACCACGGCGCACCCGAGAAGGCGCGAGAACGCGCCCGACGCAAGTTCGACGAGTACGACCGCGTGGACTGGTCGGTGATCGCGATCGACACCCGGCGCAGACTCACTCCCTCCGCCGAAATTCTGGCCAACGATCTCGGGCAGCACTAG
- a CDS encoding alpha/beta hydrolase family protein — translation MTTTEAPVKFEYDRIPYLVAYQNNSSVRDVYGGIAELVVLESYLLKPKTKPSDTVLIFMHPIGGGAYLPMINALARAGHHVIYCNSRFRGTDSALLMEKVVEDLGECVKDAKNRLGYSKVVLAGWSGGGSLSVFYQQQAQHPTVTASPSGDGPDLTKLGLIPADGLMLLAAHISRHGTMTEWMDASILDESDPTKRDPELDLYNPDNPNQPPYTPEFLERYHEAQIARNRRITRWVKEKLAEIKASGRPGADLEEFAFVVHGTMADPRWLDPTVDPNERTPGQCYLGDPQVVNMSPVGLARFCTLRSWLSQWSYDDANGDAVKAGPDIAIPTLVIGNLADDACTPSHTRRLYEAIGHTDKEMHEIPGANHYYSGPDQRDKLRHAVGVCTDWLHRHGFSQ, via the coding sequence ATGACGACCACCGAAGCACCTGTGAAATTCGAGTACGACCGCATCCCGTACCTGGTTGCCTACCAGAACAATTCGTCCGTGCGTGACGTCTACGGGGGCATCGCCGAACTGGTGGTGCTGGAAAGCTATCTGCTCAAGCCGAAAACCAAGCCATCAGATACCGTGCTGATCTTCATGCACCCGATCGGCGGCGGCGCCTACCTGCCGATGATCAATGCGCTGGCCCGCGCGGGCCACCACGTCATCTACTGCAACAGCCGGTTCCGCGGCACCGACTCCGCTCTGCTGATGGAGAAGGTGGTCGAGGATCTCGGCGAGTGCGTCAAGGACGCCAAGAATCGGCTGGGCTACTCGAAGGTCGTTCTGGCCGGGTGGAGTGGTGGCGGCTCGCTGTCGGTGTTCTACCAGCAGCAGGCGCAACACCCGACGGTGACGGCCAGCCCCTCCGGGGACGGGCCCGACCTGACCAAATTGGGCCTGATCCCGGCAGACGGCCTCATGCTGCTGGCCGCGCACATCAGCAGGCACGGGACGATGACCGAGTGGATGGACGCGTCGATCCTCGACGAGAGCGACCCGACCAAGCGGGATCCCGAACTCGACCTGTACAACCCGGACAACCCGAACCAGCCGCCGTACACCCCGGAGTTCCTCGAGCGCTATCACGAGGCGCAGATCGCCCGGAACCGGCGAATCACCAGGTGGGTCAAGGAAAAGCTCGCCGAAATAAAAGCGAGCGGACGCCCCGGCGCAGACCTGGAAGAGTTCGCGTTCGTCGTGCACGGCACCATGGCCGATCCGCGCTGGCTCGACCCGACGGTGGATCCCAACGAACGCACCCCGGGGCAGTGCTATCTGGGCGATCCTCAGGTGGTGAACATGAGCCCGGTGGGCCTGGCCCGCTTCTGCACACTGCGCAGCTGGCTGTCGCAGTGGAGCTACGACGATGCCAACGGCGACGCGGTCAAAGCCGGCCCCGACATCGCGATACCGACCCTGGTGATCGGCAACCTCGCCGACGACGCGTGCACGCCGAGCCACACCCGCCGCCTGTACGAGGCGATCGGGCACACGGACAAAGAGATGCACGAGATTCCGGGCGCCAACCACTACTACTCCGGCCCCGACCAGCGCGACAAGCTGCGCCACGCGGTCGGGGTGTGCACGGATTGGCTGCACCGCCACGGGTTCTCGCAATGA
- a CDS encoding CaiB/BaiF CoA transferase family protein, with protein sequence MNTGALDGIRVLELGTLISGPFAGRLLGDMGADVIKIELPSNPDPLRTWGQAELDGHHFFWTVHARNKKAITLDLRAERGRELFLELVDRSDIIVENFRPGTLEKWNLGYDALRDRNKGIILVRVSGYGQTGPEAGKAGYASVAEAASGLRHMNGFPGGPPPRLALSLGDSLAGMFAAQGALAALYRRTVTGEGQIVDTALTESCLAIQESTIPDYDVGGVVRGPSGTRLEGIAPSNIYQSSGGSWVVIAANQDTVFRRLCAAMGRPELATDDRFANHVARGRNQDEIDKIIADWASQREPAEIIATLSEAGVISGPINTVAEVVDDPQLRARNMIADHWDERVGRNVKGPGIVPVLSGSPGQIRNAGPAQPGQHNAEVFTGLLGRSADELDKLRAEGII encoded by the coding sequence ATGAACACCGGCGCGCTCGACGGCATCCGGGTACTCGAACTCGGCACGTTGATCTCGGGCCCGTTCGCCGGCAGGCTGCTCGGCGACATGGGCGCCGACGTCATCAAGATCGAACTGCCGAGCAATCCGGATCCCCTGCGCACGTGGGGCCAGGCCGAACTGGACGGGCATCACTTCTTCTGGACGGTCCACGCCCGCAACAAGAAAGCGATCACACTCGACCTGCGCGCCGAGCGTGGACGAGAACTCTTCTTGGAGCTGGTGGACCGCTCCGACATCATCGTGGAGAACTTCCGACCGGGCACCCTGGAGAAGTGGAACCTGGGCTACGACGCGCTACGCGACCGGAACAAGGGCATCATCCTGGTGCGGGTGTCGGGGTACGGCCAGACCGGCCCGGAGGCCGGCAAGGCCGGCTACGCGTCGGTCGCCGAGGCCGCCAGCGGGCTGCGGCACATGAACGGTTTCCCGGGCGGGCCGCCGCCGCGGCTGGCGCTTTCCCTGGGTGACAGTCTTGCCGGCATGTTCGCCGCCCAGGGCGCGTTGGCCGCGCTCTACCGGCGCACCGTAACGGGTGAGGGGCAGATCGTGGACACCGCGCTGACCGAAAGCTGCCTGGCGATCCAGGAATCCACCATCCCCGACTACGACGTCGGCGGCGTCGTGCGCGGCCCGTCGGGCACCCGGCTGGAAGGCATCGCGCCGTCGAACATCTACCAGAGCTCGGGCGGCAGCTGGGTGGTGATCGCGGCCAACCAGGACACCGTGTTCCGGCGGCTGTGCGCGGCGATGGGCCGGCCCGAACTGGCCACCGACGACCGCTTCGCCAACCATGTTGCGCGCGGGCGCAATCAGGACGAGATCGACAAGATCATCGCGGATTGGGCCTCCCAGCGGGAGCCGGCCGAGATCATCGCCACCCTGTCTGAGGCCGGAGTGATCAGCGGGCCGATCAACACCGTCGCCGAGGTGGTCGACGATCCACAATTGCGGGCCCGCAACATGATCGCCGACCACTGGGACGAGCGTGTGGGGCGTAACGTGAAGGGCCCCGGCATCGTGCCGGTGCTGTCCGGATCACCCGGCCAGATCCGCAATGCCGGCCCGGCACAGCCCGGGCAGCACAACGCCGAGGTGTTCACCGGGTTGCTCGGCCGCAGTGCCGACGAACTCGACAAGCTGCGCGCGGAGGGCATCATATGA
- a CDS encoding acyl-CoA dehydrogenase family protein, translating into MTNTLPSKNGSAPRPERSGRPSAVGLHKHKRTATDIGLALITPIVGQEFLDRYGLRDPLNRGLKYGVKQVFSTAGAATRQFQRIQGLGKAPTRLKASGADYFDLTPDDDQKMIVETVSEFAEEILRPAAYDADNAATYPADLIAKAAELGITAVNVPEDFDGIAEHRSTVTNALVAEALAYGDMGLALPILAPGGVASALTHWGSADQQATYLKEFAGENVPQACVAIAEPHALFDPTALKTTAVRTPSGYRLSGVKSLVPAAADAELFVVAAQLGGKPALFIVEAASQGLTVKADPSMGIRAAALGQVELDNVAVPLSARLGEDDATDQDYSEAIALSRLGWAALAVGTSHAVLDYVIPYIKERHAFGEPIAHRQSVAFMAANIAIELDGLRLITWRGAARAEQGLPFAREAALARKLGTDKGMQIGLDGVQLLGGHGYTKEHPVERWYRDLRAVGVAEGVVVL; encoded by the coding sequence ATGACCAACACCCTGCCGTCCAAGAACGGCTCTGCACCCCGTCCCGAGCGCTCCGGCCGACCAAGCGCCGTGGGCCTGCACAAGCACAAGCGGACAGCGACCGACATCGGGTTGGCGCTGATCACCCCGATCGTCGGCCAGGAGTTCCTGGACCGCTACGGACTGCGCGACCCGCTCAACCGCGGCCTGAAATACGGTGTCAAGCAAGTCTTTTCGACCGCCGGAGCGGCCACCCGGCAGTTCCAGCGCATTCAGGGACTCGGTAAGGCACCCACGCGGCTCAAGGCCAGCGGTGCCGACTACTTCGACCTCACCCCCGACGACGACCAGAAGATGATCGTCGAGACGGTCAGCGAATTCGCCGAGGAGATCCTGCGACCTGCGGCCTACGACGCCGACAACGCCGCGACCTACCCGGCGGACCTGATCGCCAAGGCCGCCGAACTGGGCATCACCGCGGTCAACGTCCCCGAGGACTTCGACGGCATCGCCGAGCACCGCAGCACCGTGACCAACGCACTGGTCGCCGAGGCCCTGGCCTACGGCGACATGGGGCTGGCGCTGCCGATCCTGGCCCCCGGCGGTGTGGCCTCGGCCCTGACCCACTGGGGCAGCGCCGACCAGCAGGCCACCTATCTCAAGGAATTCGCCGGCGAGAACGTGCCGCAGGCCTGTGTGGCCATCGCCGAACCGCACGCGCTGTTCGACCCGACAGCCCTCAAGACCACCGCGGTACGCACGCCGAGCGGCTACCGGCTGTCCGGCGTCAAATCGCTGGTGCCGGCGGCCGCCGATGCCGAATTGTTCGTCGTCGCAGCACAACTGGGCGGCAAACCGGCGCTGTTCATCGTCGAGGCGGCGTCGCAGGGGCTGACCGTCAAGGCTGATCCGAGCATGGGTATCCGCGCGGCGGCGCTGGGGCAGGTCGAGCTCGACAACGTGGCCGTGCCGCTGAGCGCGCGCCTCGGCGAGGACGACGCGACCGATCAGGACTACTCCGAGGCCATCGCGCTGTCGCGACTCGGTTGGGCCGCGCTGGCGGTCGGCACCTCGCACGCGGTGCTGGACTACGTGATTCCCTACATCAAGGAACGCCACGCGTTCGGCGAGCCCATCGCCCACCGGCAGTCGGTGGCGTTCATGGCCGCCAACATCGCCATCGAACTCGACGGGCTGCGGCTCATCACCTGGCGCGGTGCCGCACGTGCCGAACAGGGCCTGCCGTTCGCCCGCGAGGCGGCTCTGGCCCGCAAGCTCGGGACCGACAAGGGCATGCAGATCGGCTTGGACGGTGTCCAGCTGCTCGGCGGTCACGGCTACACCAAGGAACACCCGGTCGAACGCTGGTACCGCGATCTGCGGGCCGTCGGCGTCGCCGAAGGTGTCGTGGTCCTCTAA
- a CDS encoding esterase family protein: MTFIDKIRGRWARRMTVVAMAALLLPGLIGVAGGSATAGAFSRPGLPVEYLMVPSPSMGRDIKIQFQSGGPGSHAVYLLDGLRAQDDFNGWDINTNAFEMFLDSGLSVVMPVGGQSSFYSDWYNQACGKAGCTTYKWETFLTSELPQWLAANRDVAPTGNAAIGLSMAGSAAMILAAYHPEQFIYAGSMSGFLNPSEGWWPFLINISMGDAGGYKANDMWGPTEDPNSAWKRNDPMVQIPTLVANNTRLWVYCGNGQPNELGGGDLPATFLEGLTIRTNETFRDNYIAAGGNNAVFNFPDNGTHNWAYWARELQAMIPDLQRVLG; encoded by the coding sequence ATGACCTTCATTGACAAGATTCGTGGCCGTTGGGCCCGCCGGATGACGGTGGTGGCTATGGCAGCCCTGCTGCTGCCTGGCTTGATCGGCGTAGCCGGTGGATCGGCAACCGCGGGAGCGTTCTCCCGGCCCGGCCTGCCGGTTGAGTACCTGATGGTCCCGTCGCCGTCGATGGGCCGCGACATCAAGATTCAGTTCCAGAGTGGTGGACCGGGCTCGCACGCGGTGTACCTGCTCGACGGCCTGCGTGCGCAGGACGACTTCAACGGCTGGGACATCAACACCAACGCGTTCGAGATGTTCCTCGACTCCGGCCTGTCGGTGGTCATGCCCGTCGGTGGTCAGTCGAGCTTCTACAGCGACTGGTACAACCAGGCATGCGGCAAGGCCGGCTGCACCACCTACAAGTGGGAGACCTTCCTCACCAGCGAGCTGCCGCAGTGGCTGGCCGCCAACCGCGATGTCGCACCGACCGGCAATGCCGCGATCGGTCTGTCGATGGCCGGTTCGGCAGCGATGATCCTCGCGGCCTACCACCCCGAGCAGTTCATCTACGCGGGCTCGATGTCGGGCTTCCTGAACCCCTCCGAGGGCTGGTGGCCGTTCCTGATCAACATCTCGATGGGTGATGCCGGCGGCTACAAGGCCAACGACATGTGGGGTCCGACCGAGGATCCGAACAGCGCCTGGAAGCGCAACGACCCGATGGTGCAGATCCCGACGCTTGTCGCCAACAACACGCGCCTCTGGGTCTACTGCGGCAACGGCCAGCCCAACGAGCTCGGCGGCGGCGACCTGCCCGCCACCTTCCTCGAGGGTCTGACCATCCGCACCAACGAGACGTTCCGCGACAACTACATCGCCGCGGGCGGCAACAACGCCGTGTTCAACTTCCCGGACAACGGCACGCACAACTGGGCCTACTGGGCCCGGGAACTGCAGGCCATGATTCCGGACCTGCAGCGGGTGCTGGGCTAA